GAAACAGCTTGGGCAGGATCGACATCTGGATGTCGCGCGCGATCGCCAGCTCGCTCTCGATGCGCTCCTTGGCCGCCGTCGTCGTCTTGAGCCACTCGATATGCTGGCGCAGCGCCGTGCGCATGGACGCGAACGACTCGGTCAGCGCGCCCACTTCGTCGCGCCGTCGCACCTCGGGCAGCGGTGCGGCGAAATCGCCCTTGGCGATGCGGTCGGTCGAAGCGGCGAGCGCGCACAGCGGACGACTGATGGAGCGCGCGATCAGCAGTACGACCAGCAGCGAGGCCAGCAGCCCCAGACTGCCGACGGTCGCGGCATTGCGGGTCAGACGGTTGATGTCGTCGAACAGCTCGTCTTCGGGGAAGACGATGGCGAGCGTCCAGTCCGACGAATCGATCGGGGCGTAGTGGACGTGCGCCATCACGCCGAACAGCGGGGTGTGCTGGATGAACCCCGACTCGCCGGCGATCAGGGTTCGCGCCTGTTGACGCAGCGCGTCGGCCTCATCCCCATGGGCCGCCGCCAGACTGAACAGGCTCTCGTTCATGATGAAGTCGGTGTTGGGGTGGCTGAGAATGGCGCCATTGCGTGAGATCAGGACCGCGAAGCCATGCTGGAGCACCCGGAATTCGGCCAGCTCGTGCGTGAGCCAGTCGAGGGCGATGTCGGCGGCCAGGATGCCGATCAGGCGCTCGCCATCCGAAGTCGCCTGCGTCACGGGCAGAGAGAAGGTCGCAATCAGCTGCGTGTTGCCGGCCCCCAGCTCGTAGTAAGGCTCACTCCATTCGGCGCGCCCCAGTTCACGCGGGATCTGATACCAGTCCGAGAACAGATAGTCCTGCTCTTCCAGGGCAAAACTCAACTCGATCCGGCCATCGCGCCGGAAGACATAGGGCGCGCGACGTCGATCGGGGTGGTCCAGTACCGCAGGCTCGAATCCCATGGCCATCCCGAACAGTTCGGGATTCATCTCCAGGGCACGCCGCAGCAGGGGCACGATGTCGTCTTCGCCAATACGCACCGAGTCGAGCGTGCTGGCCAGGGTCTCGGTCGCACGCCGCACCGAGATCAGGACACGCTCCACGCGCTGCACCAGGGCCAGCGAACGGTTGTGGGCGTTGTCCTGCAAACGCTGCAACAGCAACTCACGCGCCTGATAGTGATACAGCCCCAGGCTGGCACCGAGGACAGTGGCCACGCACAGCATCACCGAGAGGACCAGCCGTGCACCGATTCCAGAGAAACGCGCCATCATTGGACTCCGAGACGTTCGATATCGGTCGGCATGGCATCGATCATCTCCAGGTGCTGCAAGGCTTCACCGACCCGGTCGACATCCTCGGGGTGCAGTCGCCAGTCCCAGCCGTGCTCGCCCGGATCACCCATGACCGCGTGGATCTGTTCCAGCATCCAGCGCTGATGGATACGATTGGCCGGCACACGCGCCGCGCGCTGGTGCTGGAGCACGAGATCAAGCGCGCCCTCCGGGTCGGCAAAGGCCTGCTCCCAACCACGCCTGGTGGCTGCCACGAAGGCCGTGATCGCAGCGGATTTTTCGCGCTGCGTCTGTTCGAGCGCATAGAGTCCGTCTTCGGGGAAATCGATCCCATACTCGGACAGCCGGAACACCGTCAGCGCTTCCGGTTCCAGGCCGGCATTGATCAGCAGATGATATTCGTTGTACAGCATCCCCGACATGGCCTCGACTCCCCCGCGCAGGAAAAGATTGACCGTCTGCGACTGCGGCACGCGCTTGACCTCCAGCCCCCGGGTGCGTAGCAGAGCCTCGATCGGCAGGGCCGGGTCGTTGCGCCAGACCCCGACACGCCGACCATTGATGTCGGACAGACGGTGCACATTCGAACTGGAGCGCGCGATCAGTACCACCGAGGAGCGTTGGAACAGTTGCGCGACATTGACCAGGGGCACGCCCTCGGCGCGGGCCTCGATGGCGGTCGACAGCCACAGCACCGCCAGATCCACCTCGCCCGTTTCGAGGGCCGCGCGTGGTGAGCGCGCATGACCCATGCTCAGGAGGCTGGCCTCAATCCCCGCCTCGCGATAGAACCCGTGCGCCTGCGCGACATAATAGCCGGCGAACTGGGCCTGCGGCTGCCAGGCGAGCATCAGACGCAGCGGCGTGCGTGTCGCAGCGGGCGCCGAGGATTCGGACTCGTCCTCGGCCCAGATCGGCGGCGCGATCAACAGACTCAGCGCCGCCAGACCCCAGAAGCGTGCCGAGCGCCCAAGCCGATCGGACAGAACGCCCCATCCAGACCAAGACCATCGCTCAACCACGCGCCGTATCTGGAGCACGCTCATCCTCGTCCGTGGGTTGACACATGATCAGCGAGACCAGATTGCGCCCCTGCTCGCGCCGACAGCTCAGTTCAGTCACCATCTGGCGCACCAGGAACCAGCCCAGACCGCCGACGGTGCGCTGCTCCAGGGTCGCGGCCAGATCCGGCTCCGGCAGATTGGCTGGATCGAACGGCTGTCCATCGTCGAGTACATCGAGCACGAACCGCTCGGCGCTCGGCGCGATGCGCAGCTCGATCTCGCCCGGCTGACCCGGCGGATAGGCATAGTGACAGACATTGACGAACACCTCTTCGAGCGCCAGGGCGAGCCGTCCGCCAAGACGCGGATCGAGTCCGGCCTGCTCGACCCAGGACTTCAGGAACGCCTGAGCCTCGGGCAGCTGGTCGACGGTTGCCGGCAGACGCCGGGTCACGGCGTTCATGGGGTTTGCACCAGGGTTATGGCCTCGGGCAACGAGTCGCACACCTTGAACAGTGACAGCAGACCCGTCATCTCGAAGACTTCGCGCACACTGGGCTGGAGATTGACGTAGACCAGCGCCCCGCCCTGAGCCATCAGCGGCTTGCTCGTGTTCAGCAGCGCGCGCAGTCCGGCGCTGCTGATATAGACCAATGGGCCGAAATCCAGAACCAGTCGCCGTGCACCCTCGGCGACGAGACGATTGACCCCCTGCTCGTAGTCGGCACCACTGAGCGCATCGAGCTGACCGGAAACTTTCAGGACGTGGATGCCGTCCTGGAGTGTGATTTCGATCTCCATCGTGTAAAGCCCCTTTGAGCGTCAAATGAATGATCCGCGTCGGCGATCGGC
The sequence above is drawn from the Allochromatium vinosum DSM 180 genome and encodes:
- a CDS encoding STAS domain-containing protein translates to MEIEITLQDGIHVLKVSGQLDALSGADYEQGVNRLVAEGARRLVLDFGPLVYISSAGLRALLNTSKPLMAQGGALVYVNLQPSVREVFEMTGLLSLFKVCDSLPEAITLVQTP
- a CDS encoding SpoIIE family protein phosphatase, with translation MMARFSGIGARLVLSVMLCVATVLGASLGLYHYQARELLLQRLQDNAHNRSLALVQRVERVLISVRRATETLASTLDSVRIGEDDIVPLLRRALEMNPELFGMAMGFEPAVLDHPDRRRAPYVFRRDGRIELSFALEEQDYLFSDWYQIPRELGRAEWSEPYYELGAGNTQLIATFSLPVTQATSDGERLIGILAADIALDWLTHELAEFRVLQHGFAVLISRNGAILSHPNTDFIMNESLFSLAAAHGDEADALRQQARTLIAGESGFIQHTPLFGVMAHVHYAPIDSSDWTLAIVFPEDELFDDINRLTRNAATVGSLGLLASLLVVLLIARSISRPLCALAASTDRIAKGDFAAPLPEVRRRDEVGALTESFASMRTALRQHIEWLKTTTAAKERIESELAIARDIQMSILPKLFPPIPNRDEFDLRALIVPAREVGGDFYDFFPLDEHRLCFLIADVSGKGVPAALFMAVTKTLIKSTARDRQGPAEILTQVNAELAADNASNMFVTVFCGVLDARTGDLEYANAGHNPPVLIGTDGRPQWLKGAPQLLLGIMEGVVYRSASLRLAPGERLLLYTDGVTEAMNAQDEFYSEARLLDTLESEPQPDLVGLLAMLLERVQSFAGATPQSDDITLLAIEYRGQGPMVSSSSAVDC
- a CDS encoding ATP-binding protein; the protein is MNAVTRRLPATVDQLPEAQAFLKSWVEQAGLDPRLGGRLALALEEVFVNVCHYAYPPGQPGEIELRIAPSAERFVLDVLDDGQPFDPANLPEPDLAATLEQRTVGGLGWFLVRQMVTELSCRREQGRNLVSLIMCQPTDEDERAPDTARG
- a CDS encoding ABC transporter substrate-binding protein, whose protein sequence is MVERWSWSGWGVLSDRLGRSARFWGLAALSLLIAPPIWAEDESESSAPAATRTPLRLMLAWQPQAQFAGYYVAQAHGFYREAGIEASLLSMGHARSPRAALETGEVDLAVLWLSTAIEARAEGVPLVNVAQLFQRSSVVLIARSSSNVHRLSDINGRRVGVWRNDPALPIEALLRTRGLEVKRVPQSQTVNLFLRGGVEAMSGMLYNEYHLLINAGLEPEALTVFRLSEYGIDFPEDGLYALEQTQREKSAAITAFVAATRRGWEQAFADPEGALDLVLQHQRAARVPANRIHQRWMLEQIHAVMGDPGEHGWDWRLHPEDVDRVGEALQHLEMIDAMPTDIERLGVQ